A segment of the Parasphingopyxis algicola genome:
AAGCTCCTTATATAACTGCCTTTTGAACGGTACGATCAATTGGGGAAGGTCGACCGGCTCCGCCCATTTCCAGGCGCGGAATTCGGCGTGTTCGGTTGCGATATTGACGTCGGAATCCGCGCCCTCGAAGCGCATCAGGAACCAGCTTTGCCGCTGGCCGCGATATTGGCCCTTCCAGACCTTGCCGATCAGTTCCTCGGGCAGGTCGTAGATCAGTTCCCGCGAGGCCTGCGCGACGAGCGTCGCCTTGGCGCTCGCGATACCGGTCTCTTCCTCGAGTTCGCGAAAGGCGGCCTCCTCGGGCGCCTCTCCGGGATCGATCCCGCCCTGCGGCATCTGCCACGCGCCGCTCCATTCATGCTCGCGATGATCGGTGCGCTGGCCGACAAAGACCCGCTTCTCCGTATTCAACAGCATGACGCCGGCGCACGGCCGGTACGGCAGGCCTTCGCCCTT
Coding sequences within it:
- a CDS encoding RNA pyrophosphohydrolase encodes the protein MSKGEGLPYRPCAGVMLLNTEKRVFVGQRTDHREHEWSGAWQMPQGGIDPGEAPEEAAFRELEEETGIASAKATLVAQASRELIYDLPEELIGKVWKGQYRGQRQSWFLMRFEGADSDVNIATEHAEFRAWKWAEPVDLPQLIVPFKRQLYKELLTEFSEYL